The nucleotide sequence AAGTTAAATTGGTTTAACAGGTCTGTGAACTACTTGTACTAACTAGTTATATTTTGGCTTATTACAAAGCCTCAgcttgaggcatctgggtggctcagtcagttaggtggctgacttcagctcatgatcagTTAgatggctgacttcagctcatgatcaaggtcatgatcttgtgatctgcGAGTTCAAGCGCCACGtccagctctgctgacagctcagagcctggagcctgcttcagattctatgtcttcccctctctctgcccctccccccactcatgctctgtctctctcaaaaataaacattaaaaaattattaaaaaaaaaaaaaaaggttctctcttaaaaaaaaaaaaaaaaaaaaaacagccccagctagcaattaaaaaaaaaaaacaaaacagcaagacTCTACCCAAATCAGGGTTATTTTCTGCTCTTGGAGACAATAGACTTGTGCTTTATTTCAGAATTAGTTCGGTTCTTGAAGAAAACATAGTCATACTTCACAATTATAAAGAAACTGATGTTCTGGAACTTTTGCCAGAAGACTGACAGTTTCTAGATACTCTATAATCCTTTGTTCAACAATGGTTAATGTATCTAAACTCTTGTTACCTTGTTTTTGTGGGACAGCACCCTTTTCTTAACTTATGGTGGTGTTTCTGCATAAAAAGTCATCTCCTGATACTTCAGTCTTTGATGTTCAGGAGACTGGTGGTTTATTGGTTTGTGTATCTGTCCTGTTTTACTGTGTGAAAGCTAGCAAAGCAGTAAATCAGGAGGTTATCTGTGGTTGGTTTTCTGGTAGCAAAACAAGTGACAGCTACTTGTTATGTGGGCTAGGAGGGTTGTGTCCCAACTCAGTGTTTGAGGAAATCAttgccattttatagatataaGTACTAATACCAAGTATCATCTTTTTGAAATAAGGAATGATATGAATAGGTCTGGAATATCTAATAAAActagaataggggcacctgggtggctcagttggttaagtgtccaactcttaggttgggctgaggtcatgcgtgatctcatggttctgtgagctcgagccccacattgggtcccacactggcagtgtggggcctgcttttgattgtctctctccttctttctgactctctctctctcaaaataagtaaataaaaactttaaaaagtagaacatATTAATAGCTGATTTTGGAGCTAGACCTATTTATGGTGTATCTTTGTAACCGAAGCTGAATCAAACCATCAGTAGTTAAATTACTTGATTTTGAATTGGAGAGATTAAATTTATTTAGCTAAGCTGCTGTTTGCTGTGTACTACTGTTTCTGAGGTTTTCAGGAATTATCAGGAGTAAGGAAGTCACAGCTAGCTACTACAAATGAATGTAAATGGTTAAAATAAGTGAAGTAAACCTAGACCACAGTAAAAAATAACTCTTCAGTGGTGAATGTCTTTGTTGGGGCTCAAGGAAAAGGGATGTTTGAGAAATGTAAAACCTAAACTAGAACTTTTTAGGTGGGTATATATTGTACGACATCTGATTAGATAATAACAATCCCTTAAGAGCAGGAATCACATCTAACACAATCAGTATAGTGCCTAAGATTCTGCAAGTTCTAAAACTAATTACAAAAATAGTCAGAAATAAAGGACCAGACACTGGAGATACTCATGACAGAAGTTGATTCTTTAACCTTTTCTTGCCTCTGAGGTATTGATTCCTGATTCTATTATAATAGCTTCAATTTTGGAAAGAAAGCATGTTAACTTACTATGGCTCTGTAGCTACAACACTTGAgaccttccctttcccctctcctcagaTTTTAAGTTAGGTAGTCTGACTCAAAAAGCCTTTAAAGTTCTCTGTGTAGTTATTTGCACAGGGTTTAGGGGAGGCCTAACCacagaaagaaattaatacaGTGTAATTGTCAACAGGATTGGGATTCTTCCTTGGCAAAGACTTTCaaactgaagaagagagaaaagagggtaggtatggttttgtttagtttttgttactgtttttacaAAATAGCAATAAAGGGATTTTCTCTAGAATTTTTGCCATGATAGAGCATTCCTGACATGTTGCTCTAGACATTGTTAAACACTGACTACAAATGAATTTATGCTGGGGGGTGGCAGTGATGTTCCTTGAGGTAGGAACTCAGGACAGAATCTTGTCCTATTGCACTGTTCTGGCTGCTTTGGTGCATTCATGGGGTGGGAACGGATATGCTTATGTTTGTTTTGAGTTGTCATATGAATTTTTACACAACTTTTGTATTGTAATATAATTTTCAGATGAAATATGTGTATAATGGGATATGTGGAGATGTATCTGTATGCAATTGTTAAGGTACTTCATATGTTTCCAGAGTCTTCATGTACTTCGATAGGATTATAGCTCTCTTCTTTCTGGCGCTGTCATATAGATTTTTCCAAAGCTTGCTTGTTTCTTCTAGGGCACTGAGGGCATTTTTGTATTGGTACAACGTGAGCTTTAAGAAATGGAAGTAGAATGAGAGAGCACATTGTTACTTACCATAGCCTTGGTACCTAGGACTTGCACCAGGTTATCTAATGGattaattttgtcttctgtgcttcagatcttctatttGGCACTGAACTTACTGGTCTTTGTCTCCTTTCTAGCGTTCTAGTAGCCGACAGTTCATTGATGGTCCCCCCGGACCTGTAAAGAAGACTCGTTCCATTGGCTCCACGGTAGACCAGGTAAGAAAATTCAGGCCAAAGAGAATTGTGATTGTGAACACATCAGAGATTAGTGGCCCCAAGCATTAAAAATCCTGAGTCAACACATTGCagagttattttgagagagagatttggtGAGTTTTTCAATGTAATAGGATCCTTATCATCCTTATGAGTGGAATTACTCTGAATAAACAACTGTCAGCTTTATATTTGATTCTTCATTGCTTATATGTATGCCTCTGTgacctatatttattttttgttcaatattcttatttatttggttagtttttagtttttgagagagagagtgtgaacagggaagggacagaaggaaagagaatcttaagcaggctccagcccagcacagagcctgatgtggggctcaatctcacaaccatgagatcatgacctgagctggaatccagAGTCggcacttaactgattaagccacccaggtgccctgtgtttcTGTTCTGAATTATGAGATTTCAACTTAAGGGTGTTTTGAGCTGGGGCCTTAAGTCCTGACCAAGATTCAGGAACTTTTCAACCACTCTGAAAAACCCTGATAGTGGAGGAgaaattatagattcacatgtttattctttgctcatttctacttttgtttcAGGGGAATGAATCCATAGTTGCAAAAACTACAGTGACTGTTCCCAATGATGGTGGGCCCATCGAAGCTGTGTCCACGATTGAGACTGTGCCGTATTGGACGAGAAGCCGAAGGAAAACAGGTCTACTGGGTTTGTGGTTAAATTGCCTGTGTAAAGCAGCTGGTAAAATTTGGGGAGACTTggtattttagaatttttctgcGGCAGGGGTTGGGTCGTTTCTTGCCGCTGCCTACTGAGGGCCAGAGCACGCACGGTATCATACTCTACCTTTGGGTTGCTAGCCTGGCCTAGGCCACTTGCGTATAACTTGTTATTCTTGAACTGATTTTTCTGCATAGCTGAGTCACTTCTGAGTATGGTTACAATTTATTCCATACCAGTTTTATTAAAATCAGGGTTAAAATTCAGAAGGGACAAAATATTATGACACAAAGGCTTAAAGTTGGTTGTTTTCTAGGTACCCTACAACCTTGGAACAGCGACTCTACCTTGAGCAGCAGGCAGCTGGAGCCAAGATCGGAGGCAGACAGTGGCGGCACTCCCCAGAATAATGGAGGGATGCGCCTGCATGACTTTGTCTCTAAGACGGTAGATCTGTTATTGCTCCTTTTTTTGGGCacgcttaatttttttttcttttaatgtttgtttattttttaatggaaatttttattttattttttaaatgtttttattttcttgagagagtgagcatgcacaagtggggaaggggcagcgagaggggggTACAGAATTTCTGaaacgggctctgcactgacagcagagagcccgatgtggggctcagacttacaattcatgagatcataacctgagctgaagtccgatgcttaactgactgagccatccaggcaccccagggcacaATTCATTTTTTGATTGTGAAATTAGTTTATACCAGGAGCAGATTTAAATAACTTAGTGTTATTTAAATGTCAAGtcttttttcatttccacttATCAGGGCTGACTACTGGTTACAGAAAGTGTGTAATCTTTCCATTCTCTAATATTAAGACAAAGCAACTTTTCAGAAGCAATTATTTATGCTTTTCAGTGATACATATTTACATTGCATTCTTAAAAATAGCATGCTTTACGTTTGTCCCATTGGATTTCCTCATAAAAACCCAAGCAAActgactgaggctcagaaaagtcaCAGGACAGTTTGAGCCAGAGGACAGTAAATGGCAGAGTTAACATGGAGGTTTTGTGACTCTTTGTCAACAGGTTCTTTCAACTACTGTATACTGCCCACTTCTAGCTGGATGACCTTACTCAAGTTATGCAGcctattttgcttctgtttccttatcttaaaacaaagaaaacaaaacctatatTGTAGGATTATTGTGAGAAATACACAAATAAGTGTAAAGGAATTAGGAGGTTGTTGGTCGTTGATGATGATAATTTTCTAATTCAGACCACTCtgtattttctgtccttttttgtcCTCAGGTTATTAAACCTGAATCTTGTGTTCCATGTGGAAAGAGGATAAAGTTTGGCAAGCTGTCTCTGAAGTGTCGAGACTGTCGTGTGGTTTCTCATCCAGAATGCCGGGACCGCTGTCCCCTTCCCTGCATTCCTACTCTGATAGGAACACCTGTCAAGATTGGAGAGGTATGATCTGTGGGAAGTGTCCTTGTGTTACGGCTTCTTTAGCTTTTTCAAAGCTTAATGTCCATTTTTATCCTAAAATAAGTGATgccagtggggcgcctgggtggctcagtgggttgagtgtctgacttcagctcaggtcatgatcttgtaattcgtgggttcgagcactgcattgggctttgtgctgacagctcagagcctggagcctgcttcagattctgtgtctcccttctctctctgcccctcccccactcacgctgtctctccgtctcaaaaatgaataaacattaaaaaatatttttaaataagtaatgcCAAGCATATTTTTTCCATGAATGTTGAAGAGAAGTTATAAAATGTTAGTTTGCAAGAAAGTCCTACTTGGATTTGTCTATTTGGTAACTTTTCTACACCacacttctcttcccttcctttctctccctccctccctttctcctaccctctcccctcttcctactaatactccctccttccttttcctcctttccttccttattcctccctccccctttcccttcctctcctctcctcttccttcccctctgcaaTCTATTcctattttgtaaaatttcaatATATACAGAAGTAGAGCGATTAGAGTAACTAACCCTGGTTCCAATCAACCAGCCTCTGTGATCACTAGTTCATGTCCAATCTTCATTTATCAATACCCCCATGTCCTCCTGTCCCTGTTTAgtgaattattttgaaacaaatctcAGCCATCATATAGTTTTATCTGTAAATGTAGTTTCTCTAATGTTAGAGGTATTCCATACTAGGCTATTAAGATCAGATTATTTATTCCTAAAATTTGATTCAATCTGTTAATAAGTTATCGATTGTATGAGCAGTGTTAACAAGattcaaaacaaaatgattaTGTTGCTATCCAGCCCCCAGCAAATCAAACATtactttctttaatctttttaaaaaattttttatgtctttatttttatttcaagagagagatagtgagcgggggaggggcagagagagagacaaacagaatctgaagcagtctccaggctctgagctgacagcacagagcccgacacggggctcgaacccacagactgtgagatcatgacctgagccgaagtcagatgcttaaccaactgaagcagcCAGGTGCCGCGTTACTTTCTTTAGTCTTAAGAGTTCTTATTTGTGCATGTAATTGGTTACAAATTTTTTGTGCTCTGATGTAGAACCACGGAGTTCTCCCTACAGGTATGTTTGTGTCCTGAGCAACTGTAACTtgtgttaaataatttttcttactaAGAGTAattaaagtgaataaatgttttcttttttaaaataataaattagtttaTATTAAAGGCCATCCCTGTAATCTTGTCATTGCTTGTTTTCTCAGGCCCTTGAGTAGAAGAGAAGCAGGGGCAGAGTTTTAGGGTAGTGGTCATATTACTTGTTCATGCAAGAGTGTGGTGTATGTGACCAGAAATCAGTCCTGGGGTAGAGGTATGAAAAAACACGGAGAGTCTGTTCTAATGTATGCTTTGGGAATAGGAATTTAAAAGTAGACACGATGTCCCAGCCTGAGCATTAGTTTCTTCCTACTCATCGTCATATGCCGGTCTaagtgataataaataataatttaaaactctCCCTTTTCAGGGAATGCTGGCAGATTATGTGTCCCAGACTTCTCCAATGATCCCCTCCATTGTTGTCCATTGTGTAAATGAGATTGAGCAGAGAGGGCTGACTGAGGTAAGAGTCAAACTTCAGAGAGCGTGAATTTGTTATTTCTGTTAATAATTAGGAGGTTCTTTCTGAAAGTGTCACCTTGATAATAGACAGGCCTGTATCGGATCTCTGGCTGTGACCGGACAGTAAAGGAGCTGAAAGAGAAATTCCTCAGAGTGAAAACTGTACCTCTTCTCAGCAAAGTGGATGATATCCACGCTATCTGTAGCCTCCTGAAGGACTTCCTTCGAAATCTCAAAGAACCCCTTCTGACCTTTCGGCTGAACAAGACTTTCATGGAAGCAGCAGGTAAGTGTAGATCTTTAATTCTAGAACGTGCGTCCCACAGGGACTCTTCTGTTTACTGCCCAGTACAGTGCCTGCcatatagtagatgctcaaaTACTTTGATGAAGAATGCCTGTATCCATGTTTTGATGCCTGTCCTCTTCCTGTGTAAACTATCCAGGGCACTGACAGggtttgttgttcttgttgtttttggtCGAGTTGGAGATTGTCCTTTTGAACTTGGAGCcatctttgatttcatttccccATACCACATTTAATCCATTGGCAAATCTTGTCAGCAGAGGTCTtgtaaaatttatcttaaaaatgaaatttgctaCTCCTACTACTAGCACTCTTGACATCTCTCACCCTAGAGTGACAGAAGAacctatattttcctttttctactctTGCCTTGGACACTGTGATCTTCATATAGTATCCAGAGGggtccttttaaaatttatattagatGATGTCCCTTCTATCCTTAGTATTTCCAGTGGCTTCCTAtcactctcagaataaaatccGCAGCCCTTAACATGGCCCCAGAGACCCCACCTGTATGACCCGGCTCCTTATGTCTCTAGCATCATTTCTCTCCAtgcccttcccttctttcttcttcgcCACTTATTGGGGTTCACGTGACCAAGCTCACTCCAAACTCGAGACCCTCGCATTTGTTATTGATTCAACCTGGAATGTATTTGCGTGatttgctccttccttcctccctttctttgaatttcttcttGAGTATCTTGTCCTCAAAAACACCTTTCCTGACCACCTTGTCCAAAATAACTGCTCCCATTGTTTTCTAGCTTTCCCCTATGTATCTCTACCTGCTAGATGCCTGCTTTTTGACTGACTCCTCTaatagaatgtaagttccatgaggcaAAGTCTTTAATTCTGCTTTACCTGAGCACTTAGAATAGTACCTGGTACATAGTGGACCCTTGAACATGTTTTATAGATGAACACGTTTTGGTAATTGTAGTCGCTATGGCTATAGGCCTGCCTTTCCAGCGCATGGCTTGCTAGCTGCTTTCCCTAACTGCAGGAGCCGATTTTTGTGAAGGTTCTGATTTCTAATATTGAGCTGTTGGCTAGTGTCCTGCTTGTTAATGAAACTGGAGTTTGATGTGTCATGAACCTAATCAGAAGTTTCAGAAGCTTACTGTATAGATGAGACTTTGTGGTCGATCACTTGGAAGCCCGCTGTCAAGAGAAAGAAGTCTAGGCCTCTTGGTGCTTTCCTTTCATTTACAGAAATCCCAGATGAGGACAACAGCAAGGCTGCCATGTACCAGGCTATTGCTGACCTGCCCCAGGCCAACAGAGACACATTAGCTTTTCTCATGATTCACTTGCAGAGGTGAGTCCAGCAGAAACTTATTTCTGGGAGATTGGGAATTTGCCACGGGGAACGTGATGTGGGTTGGGCCTTAGGGAGGGAATGTGAGGGGCGAATTGTTTTCTGGTAGATCTTCTATTTTGGTCTGCATTTAAGTGGATGGACAAAGTCTTCTAATCGAATGTTCTCTTGTTTTAGAGTGGCTCAGAGCCCAAATACTAAAATGGATGTTGCCAATCTGGCTAAAGTCTTTGGGCCTACCATAGTTGCCCATGCTGTGCCCAATCCAGATCCAGTGGTAATGTTGCAGGACATCAAACGTCAGCCCAAGGTAGGCAAGTgcattttatgtgtgtatgtatttatgtgtgtgtgtgtgtatgtgtgtatacatatacacacgtaTCTATGTTCTACAAGTTTtaatgtatttcatatatatatatttgtgtaaaatttcacacacatatatatataaacttgtaTAACGTGATAAAATGAGAGAGTGGTGAGAGGTAAGCCCTGAACTTTGGGGGTATGCTAACATGGTTGGTGGCTTTTTAGGTGGTAGAGTGCCTGCTATCACTGCCTCTGGAATACTGGAGTCGGTTCATGATGGTGGAACAAGAGAACGTTGACCCCATGCATGTCATTGAAAATTCAAATGCCTTTTCAACACCACAGACCCCAGATATTAAAGGTAAGGcccaagttttgcttttttttttttttcttaaatagtaggcttcatgcccagtgcagagtcatgtgtggggcttgatctcatgaccctgagattaagacctgagctgagatcagagtcagttgcttaaccagctgagccacctaggtgtcccccaAGTTATGCTTCTTAAGGGACCTGACTTCATTAGTTCTGGCCATGTACATTCTCCCTGCCTTTGCTAGAGCTATTCTGAATTCATActtgtaaataaaaattgtttaatttattaTGAGGATtctaacattaaaagaaaatatgtacagTTCTACCgtcctttttttatgttcatgGAACATGGTTCTCCTTTCctttatatacatatgaatattttaaaaatataacaattcaGATACAGTTtgatcttatttcacttagcatattgtgAGAACTTTTCCTGTTACTATATATCACTCTTACGGTTATAAGCTATAATTTACTTACATGTTCTATTAGGAATTgatgttattttgaaattttcagttACTAATAATGCTGCCATCAGCATTATATGTATATGCTCTTTTCCCCTAATG is from Suricata suricatta isolate VVHF042 chromosome 10, meerkat_22Aug2017_6uvM2_HiC, whole genome shotgun sequence and encodes:
- the RACGAP1 gene encoding rac GTPase-activating protein 1 isoform X1, yielding MDTTMLNLRNLFEQLARRVEILSEGNELQFIQLAKDFEDFRKKWQRTDHELGKYKDLLMKAETERSALDVKLKHARNQVDVEIKRRQRAEADCEKLERQIQLIREMLMCDTSGSIQLSEEQKSALAFLNRGQPSSGSAGNKRLSTIDESGSILSDISFDKTDESLDWDSSLAKTFKLKKREKRRSSSRQFIDGPPGPVKKTRSIGSTVDQGNESIVAKTTVTVPNDGGPIEAVSTIETVPYWTRSRRKTGLLGTLQPWNSDSTLSSRQLEPRSEADSGGTPQNNGGMRLHDFVSKTVIKPESCVPCGKRIKFGKLSLKCRDCRVVSHPECRDRCPLPCIPTLIGTPVKIGEGMLADYVSQTSPMIPSIVVHCVNEIEQRGLTETGLYRISGCDRTVKELKEKFLRVKTVPLLSKVDDIHAICSLLKDFLRNLKEPLLTFRLNKTFMEAAEIPDEDNSKAAMYQAIADLPQANRDTLAFLMIHLQRVAQSPNTKMDVANLAKVFGPTIVAHAVPNPDPVVMLQDIKRQPKVVECLLSLPLEYWSRFMMVEQENVDPMHVIENSNAFSTPQTPDIKVSLLGPVTTPEHQLLKTPSSSSLSQRVRSTLTKNTPRFGSKSKSATNLGRQGNFFASPMLK
- the RACGAP1 gene encoding rac GTPase-activating protein 1 isoform X2: MDTTMLNLRNLFEQLARRVEILSEGNELQFIQLAKDFEDFRKKWQRTDHELGKYKDLLMKAETERSALDVKLKHARNQVDVEIKRRQRAEADCEKLERQIQLIREMLMCDTSGSIQLSEEQKSALAFLNRGQPSSGSAGNKRLSTIDESGSILSDISFDKTDESLDWDSSLAKTFKLKKREKRRSSSRQFIDGPPGPVKKTRSIGSTVDQGNESIVAKTTVTVPNDGGPIEAVSTIETVPYWTRSRRKTGTLQPWNSDSTLSSRQLEPRSEADSGGTPQNNGGMRLHDFVSKTVIKPESCVPCGKRIKFGKLSLKCRDCRVVSHPECRDRCPLPCIPTLIGTPVKIGEGMLADYVSQTSPMIPSIVVHCVNEIEQRGLTETGLYRISGCDRTVKELKEKFLRVKTVPLLSKVDDIHAICSLLKDFLRNLKEPLLTFRLNKTFMEAAEIPDEDNSKAAMYQAIADLPQANRDTLAFLMIHLQRVAQSPNTKMDVANLAKVFGPTIVAHAVPNPDPVVMLQDIKRQPKVVECLLSLPLEYWSRFMMVEQENVDPMHVIENSNAFSTPQTPDIKVSLLGPVTTPEHQLLKTPSSSSLSQRVRSTLTKNTPRFGSKSKSATNLGRQGNFFASPMLK